One Helianthus annuus cultivar XRQ/B chromosome 7, HanXRQr2.0-SUNRISE, whole genome shotgun sequence genomic region harbors:
- the LOC110866520 gene encoding uncharacterized protein LOC110866520 — protein sequence MMKLEQKIENLKTMLKSVDSPTLGSKQDEGKQLTEEEVLEKEAEYLKDTISKMGLNEDNSSKLQNLFKKVLNKPASPNTAKDKTEVERQELTKVEAASCFLSDHSPIILSTVSCNFGARPFRIFDSWIGKPGFEEVVTEALNGADVPIGPPDVLLMRKLGNMIVKVKAWRDEMLKNSSEEVSAALVDLEAMEAAMEVRDLTEEDEWILSQSKKILKEDEERKNRDFKQRSRLRWVKDGDENSKFIHLMINSRKANNVIHGLNIDGVWVSKPSLVKKEVFGFFKKKFVEDCDIRPHLTCHYIKKITSTEALELEARFSSLEIKKIDFCNILSEFYDSGKINVGCGSSFIALIPKVKDPLGLKDYHPISLVGIVNKVISKLLANRLKKVLDSIISPSQSAFISGRYILDGPLVVNEVLRWSKKAKKKGIISSAWASVLVNGAPTFEFKCQKGMRQGDLISPFLFVIVMEALSCMINKVCGLGIVRSVDLPEDGPSVSHLFYADDAIIIGDWSRDNIKNFIRILKCFHLCLGLYINFGKSNLFGVGMSFEDIEGMAAVVGCKAESFPCKYLGLTVGANMNRINNWRPVYDIFEKRLSLWKASCLSIGGRVTLIRSVLESLPTYYFSLYRAHVKVVEDLESLIRRFLWGGSSMDKKLHWVAWDRVASPKKMGDLGLHRLNDVNTALLSKRGWRFKTEKDNLWVRVIKAIHSGGSDWDFLPTKKALGGVWHSIVSVLKKPIVGDVYLRNKDFSDWYVMEWCNWVPLKCNIFAWRADMDRIPTVEALARRGVSIEDGGCSFCNDGPDSVSHIFTACPLALGLWEKISFWCRVRNFFVFSFRDLLDIPLLGGRRKSEKVALHGIIITACWLLWKARNNLRFNGKMCNVEDIFSEVRALSYLWFEHRAKNGLLV from the exons atgatgaagcttgaacagaaaaTTGAAAACCTCAAGACAATGTTAAAATCAGTAGACAGTCCTACTCTTGGGTCAAAACAAGATGAAGGcaaacagctgactgaagaagaggtcttagaaaaggaagctgagtatcTCAAGGACACCATCTCAAAAATGGGTCTAAATGAAGACAACtcatcaaagcttcaaaacctttttaagaaggtactCAACAAACCTGCATCTCCAAACACTGCAAAAGACAAGACAGAAGTTGAAAGACAAGAGCTTa CTAAGGTTGAGGCGGCGTCATGTTTTCTGTCTGATCACTCTCCGATCATTTTGTCTACCGTCTCCTGTAACTTTGGGGCTAGACCATTCAGGATTTTTGACTCTTGGATTGGTAAACCTGGATTCGAAGAAGTGGTTACGGAAGCCTTGAATGGAGCCGACGTTCCTATCGGTCCTCCTGATGTGTTGCTAATGAGGAAATTGGGGAATATGATAGTCAAAGTGAAAGCCTGGAGGGACGAGATGCTGAAAAATAGTTCCGAGGAGGTGTCGGCTGCTTTGGTTGATCTCGAAGCTATGGAGGCTGCCATGGAAGTGAGAGATTTAACTGAAGAAGACGAGTGGATTTTATCGCAGAGCAAGAAAATTTTAAAAGAAGACGAGGAGCGGAAGAATAGAGACTTCAAGCAAAGGTCTAGGCTTAGATGGGTTAAGGATGGAGATGAGAACTCGAAGTTTATTCATTTGATGATCAATAGCAGGAAAGCTAACAATGTGATACATGGTCTGAACATAGATGGAGTATGGGTGTCTAAACCGTCGTTGGTGAAAAAGGAGGTATTTGGTTTTTTCAAAAAGAAATTTGTTGAAGACTGTGATATTCGGCCTCATTTAACATGTCATTATATAAAGAAGATTACGTCTACAGAGGCTTTAGAGTTGGAGGCTCGGTTTTCTTCTCTGGAGATAAAAAAG ATTGATTTTTGTAATATCTTGTCTGAGTTTTACGATTCTGGGAAGATTAATGTGGGCTGTGGTTCCTCGTTCATTGCTTTAATCCCGAAAGTTAAAGACCCGCTTGGTTTGAAAGATTATCACCCGATTAGTTTGGTGGGAATTGTTAACAAAGTTATATCTAAGCTATTGGCGAATCGGCTCAAGAAGGTTTTGGATTCTATCATCTCGCCCTCTCAATCGGCTTTTATAAGTGGAAGGTACATCTTAGATGGTCCGCTCGTCGTTAATGAAGTTCTCAGGTGGTCTAAAAAAGCTAAGAAAAAG GGCATTATTTCTTCGGCTTGGGCATCTGTTCTGGTTAATGGTGCTCCCACTTTCGAATTTAAATGCCAAAAAGGAATGCGTCAAGGGGATCTTATCTCTCCTTTCTTGTTCGTTATTGTGATGGAGGCTCTTTCGTGTATGATTAACAAAGTGTGTGGGTTAGGTATTGTTCGTAGCGTTGATCTTCCCGAGGATGGCCCTTCGGTTTCTCACCTCTTCTACGCGGACGACGCCATCATTATTGGGGATTGGAGCAGAGATAACATCAAAAACTTCATTAGGATTTTGAAATGCTTTCACCTTTGCTTGGGTTTATACATAAACTTCGGAAAGTCCAATCTTTTTGGGGTTGGGATGAGCTTTGAAGATATTGAAGGGATGGCGGCGGTTGTCGGTTGTAAAGCGGAATCCTTTCCTTGTAAGTATCTTGGCCTTACTGTTGGGGCTAATATGAATCGGATAAACAACTGGAGACCGGTGTACGACATCTTTGAGAAACGTCTTTCTTTGTGGAAAGCCTCGTGTCTCTCCATTGGTGGTAGAGTTACCTTAATTCGATCCGTCCTTGAGAGTCTTCCTACGTACTACTTTTCGCTCTATCGTGCCCATGTGAAAGTCGTGGAGGATTTGGAAAGTTTGATTAGAAGGTTTCTTTGGGGAGGTTCCTCTATGGATAAAAAACTCCATTGGGTCGCGTGGGATAGGGTTGCGTCTCCAAAAAAGATGGGGGATTTAGGTCTTCATCGCCTCAATGATGTAAACACGGCTTTACTTTCTAAGAGGGGTTGGAGATTCAAAACGGAAAAAGATAATCTTTGGGTTAGAGTTATAAAGGCTATTCATTCTGGGGGGTCCGATTGGGATTTCTTGCCGACAAAAAAGGCCCTCGGTGGAGTCTGGCATAGTATAGTCTCTGTTCTTAAAAAGCCGATTGTGGGAGACGTTTATTTACGAA ATAAAGACTTTAGTGACTGGTATGTTATGGAATGGTGTAATTGGGTTCCGCTAAAATGTAATATCTTTGCTTGGCGGGCGGATATGGACAGAATTCCAACCGTGGAGGCCTTAGCTAGGAGGGGTGTTTCGATTGAAGATGGTGGCTGCAGTTTCTGTAATGATGGCCCCGATTCAGTTTCGCACATCTTCACGGCTTGCCCTTTGGCGTTGGGGTTATGGGAG